In Streptomyces chartreusis NRRL 3882, the following are encoded in one genomic region:
- the rpsD gene encoding 30S ribosomal protein S4, producing MANQSRPKVKKSRALGIALTPKAVKYFEARPYPPGEHGRGRKQNSDYKVRLLEKQRLRAQYDVSERQLVRAYERASKVQGKTGEALIIELERRLDALVLRSGIARTIYQARQMVVHGHIAVNGKKVDKPSFRVRPDDVVQVRERSKEKTLFTIAREGGFAPDGETPRYLQVNLKALAFRLDREPNRKEIPVICDEQLVVEYYAR from the coding sequence GTGGCGAACCAGTCCCGCCCCAAGGTCAAGAAGTCGCGTGCCCTCGGCATCGCGCTGACCCCGAAGGCCGTCAAGTACTTCGAGGCCCGTCCCTACCCGCCGGGTGAGCACGGCCGCGGCCGCAAGCAGAACTCGGACTACAAGGTCCGTCTGCTCGAGAAGCAGCGCCTGCGCGCGCAGTACGACGTGTCCGAGCGCCAGCTCGTCCGCGCCTACGAGCGTGCCTCCAAGGTCCAGGGCAAGACCGGTGAGGCCCTGATCATCGAGCTGGAGCGCCGTCTCGACGCCCTGGTCCTGCGTTCGGGCATCGCCCGCACGATCTACCAGGCCCGCCAGATGGTCGTCCACGGCCACATCGCGGTCAACGGCAAGAAGGTCGACAAGCCCTCCTTCCGTGTCCGCCCGGACGACGTGGTGCAGGTCCGCGAGCGCTCCAAGGAGAAGACCCTCTTCACGATCGCCCGTGAGGGTGGCTTCGCCCCCGACGGCGAGACCCCGCGCTACCTCCAGGTGAACCTCAAGGCCCTGGCGTTCCGCCTGGACCGCGAGCCGAACCGCAAGGAGATCCCGGTGATCTGCGACGAGCAGCTCGTCGTCGAGTACTACGCCCGCTGA
- a CDS encoding shikimate dehydrogenase, producing MAAHRRAAVLGSPIAHSLSPRLHNAAYRALGLADWSYDRFEIDEDALPGFLDGLGPEWAGLSLTMPLKRAVIPLLDEITDTAASVEAVNTVVFRPDGRRVGDNTDIPGLVAALHERGVEKAESAAILGAGATASSALAALARICTGEVAVYVRSERRAAEMRQWGERLGVRVRPADWADAARAFEAPLVVSTTPAGGTDALAEQVPERVGTLFDVLYEPWPTPLAAAWEERGGQVLSGLDLLVHQAVFQFRQFTGDSRSPLAAMREAAQRD from the coding sequence ATGGCCGCACATCGCCGAGCCGCCGTTCTCGGCTCCCCGATCGCTCACTCGCTGTCGCCGCGGCTGCACAACGCCGCGTACCGGGCGCTGGGACTGGCCGACTGGTCGTACGACCGGTTCGAGATCGACGAGGACGCGCTGCCCGGATTCCTCGACGGGCTCGGCCCGGAGTGGGCCGGGCTGTCGCTGACCATGCCGCTGAAGCGGGCGGTGATCCCGTTGCTCGACGAGATCACCGACACGGCCGCCTCGGTGGAGGCGGTCAACACCGTGGTCTTCCGGCCGGACGGACGCCGGGTCGGCGACAACACCGACATCCCCGGGCTGGTGGCGGCGCTGCACGAGCGCGGCGTGGAGAAGGCGGAGAGCGCGGCGATCCTGGGCGCCGGAGCCACCGCGTCCTCGGCTCTCGCGGCCCTGGCCCGGATCTGCACGGGCGAGGTCGCCGTGTACGTGCGCAGCGAACGCCGCGCGGCTGAGATGCGGCAGTGGGGTGAGCGGCTCGGAGTCCGGGTCCGGCCCGCCGACTGGGCCGACGCCGCCCGTGCCTTCGAAGCACCCCTGGTCGTCTCGACGACCCCCGCCGGCGGTACGGACGCGCTGGCCGAGCAGGTCCCCGAGCGCGTGGGCACCCTGTTCGACGTGCTCTACGAGCCCTGGCCCACGCCCCTCGCCGCGGCGTGGGAGGAGCGGGGCGGACAGGTGCTGAGCGGCCTCGACCTGCTGGTCCACCAGGCGGTGTTCCAGTTCCGGCAGTTCACCGGCGACTCCCGGTCGCCGCTCGCCGCGATGCGGGAGGCCGCTCAGCGGGACTGA
- a CDS encoding vitamin K epoxide reductase family protein, with the protein MSKTTVQDVSTGPEPECAENAPRAEGGSRALALLLVITGAAGLLASWVITIDKFKILEAKVEGKTFTPGCSLNPVVSCGSVMESKQAAVFGFPNPMLGLVAYGIVICVGMSLLARARFPRWYWLTFNAGCLFGVSFCAWLMFQSLYRINALCLWCSLAWVATILMFWYVTSFNIRKGFLPAPSWLRSFFAEFTWVMPVLHIGIIGMLVLTRWWDFWMS; encoded by the coding sequence ATGAGCAAGACGACAGTCCAGGACGTCTCCACGGGGCCCGAGCCGGAGTGCGCCGAGAACGCGCCCCGCGCCGAGGGCGGCAGCCGGGCCCTCGCCCTCCTGCTGGTGATCACCGGCGCGGCCGGACTGCTCGCCTCGTGGGTCATCACGATCGACAAGTTCAAGATTCTCGAGGCCAAGGTCGAGGGCAAGACGTTCACGCCCGGCTGCAGCCTCAACCCCGTCGTCTCCTGCGGCAGCGTCATGGAGAGCAAGCAGGCCGCGGTCTTCGGTTTCCCGAACCCGATGCTCGGCCTCGTCGCCTACGGCATCGTCATCTGCGTCGGCATGAGCCTGCTCGCCCGCGCCCGCTTCCCGCGCTGGTACTGGCTCACCTTCAACGCCGGCTGCCTCTTCGGCGTGAGCTTCTGCGCCTGGCTGATGTTCCAGTCCCTGTACCGGATCAACGCGCTGTGCCTGTGGTGCAGCCTGGCCTGGGTCGCCACGATCCTGATGTTCTGGTACGTGACGTCGTTCAACATCCGCAAGGGCTTCCTGCCCGCCCCGAGCTGGCTCAGGAGCTTCTTCGCCGAGTTCACCTGGGTCATGCCCGTGCTGCACATCGGCATCATCGGCATGCTGGTCCTGACCCGCTGGTGGGACTTCTGGATGAGCTGA
- a CDS encoding replication-associated recombination protein A, with translation MEPDLFTAAAEERQEKEPSSSPLAVRMRPRTLDEVVGQRHLLKPGSPLRRLVGEGASGPAGPSSVILWGPPGTGKTTLAYVVSKATNARFVELSAITAGVKEVRAVIDGARRASGGFGKETVLFLDEIHRFSKAQQDSLLPAVENRWVTLIAATTENPYFSVISPLLSRSLLLTLEPLTDDDIKGLVRRALTDERGLKDAVTLPEETESHLLRIAGGDARRALTALEAAAGAALDKGETEIGLTTLEETVDRAAVKYDRDGDQHYDVASALIKSIRGSDVDAALHYLARMIEAGEDPRFIARRLMISASEDIGLADPNALPIAVAAAQAVAMIGFPEAALTLSHATIALALAPKSNAATTAIGAALEDVRKGLAGPVPAHLRDSHYKGATKLGHGRGYVYPHDLPEGIAAQQYAPDALKDREYYEPTRHGAEARYADAVEWTRKNLGRKRS, from the coding sequence GTGGAGCCCGACCTGTTCACCGCCGCAGCAGAAGAACGCCAGGAGAAGGAGCCGTCCAGCAGCCCCCTGGCGGTGCGGATGCGCCCGCGCACCCTCGACGAGGTGGTGGGCCAGCGGCATCTGCTGAAGCCGGGCTCGCCCCTGCGCAGACTGGTCGGCGAGGGCGCCTCCGGCCCGGCCGGCCCCTCCTCGGTGATCCTCTGGGGCCCGCCCGGCACCGGCAAGACCACCCTGGCGTACGTCGTCTCCAAAGCGACCAACGCCCGCTTCGTCGAACTGTCGGCGATCACCGCCGGCGTCAAGGAGGTCCGCGCGGTCATCGACGGCGCCCGCCGCGCCTCCGGCGGATTCGGCAAGGAGACCGTCCTCTTCCTCGACGAGATCCACCGCTTCAGCAAGGCCCAGCAGGACTCCCTGCTCCCGGCCGTCGAGAACCGCTGGGTGACACTGATCGCGGCGACGACGGAGAACCCGTACTTCTCGGTGATCTCGCCCCTGCTGTCCCGCTCCCTGCTGCTCACCCTCGAACCGCTCACGGACGACGACATCAAGGGCCTCGTCCGGCGCGCCCTGACCGACGAGCGCGGCCTGAAGGACGCCGTCACCCTCCCCGAGGAGACCGAGAGCCACCTCCTGCGCATCGCCGGCGGCGACGCCCGCCGTGCCCTGACGGCCCTGGAGGCCGCCGCCGGCGCCGCCCTCGACAAGGGCGAGACGGAGATCGGCCTGACCACGCTGGAGGAGACGGTCGACCGGGCGGCCGTGAAGTACGACCGCGACGGCGACCAGCACTACGACGTGGCCAGCGCCCTGATCAAGTCCATCCGTGGCTCCGACGTCGACGCCGCCCTGCACTACCTGGCCCGGATGATCGAGGCCGGCGAGGATCCCCGCTTCATCGCCCGGCGTCTGATGATCTCCGCCAGCGAGGACATCGGCCTCGCCGATCCGAACGCGCTGCCGATCGCGGTCGCCGCCGCCCAGGCCGTCGCCATGATCGGCTTCCCGGAGGCCGCCCTCACCCTCAGCCACGCCACCATCGCCCTCGCCCTGGCCCCGAAGTCCAACGCCGCGACGACCGCGATCGGCGCCGCCCTGGAGGACGTACGCAAGGGACTGGCCGGGCCCGTGCCCGCGCACCTGCGCGACAGCCACTACAAGGGCGCCACCAAGCTCGGCCACGGCCGGGGCTACGTCTACCCGCACGACCTCCCCGAGGGCATCGCCGCCCAGCAGTACGCCCCGGACGCCCTGAAGGACCGCGAGTACTACGAGCCGACCCGGCACGGCGCGGAGGCCCGCTACGCGGACGCGGTCGAGTGGACCCGGAAGAACCTCGGTCGAAAGCGGTCCTGA
- the mltG gene encoding endolytic transglycosylase MltG has product MTEYGRGQGSEPWHPEDPLYGDGGWGGEQVHPGRQSPYGGQPQHYPEQPQQPQYGDWGTGEQAGYGQAQQQYQYDQQQYAAQAHGHQQYPGQGNQGHQQDPQYQQDPQYQQDPGYQQQYDNGGWATGRHQQVSYPGDPADPYGQQTGAYGQDQSDYYGTPDAYPPPEPPGRRRAEPEPETDWDPGPDQGEHAFFAGGDDDDDADEPGDRRRRDDQRGRGGKPKKRRSGTACLLVVLVLGGGLAGVSYFGYQFFQDRFGDAPDYAGDGNGQEVSVEIPQGADGYTIGRVLKSAGVVKSVDAFVSAQAANPDGRSIQDGVYTLQKQMSAGSAVELMLSPESRDNLIIAEGKRNADIYRLIDKRLEVKPGTTAEVAKKDWKKLGLPDWALNHKDVKDPLEGFLYPSSYGIAKGQKPEDVLRGMVARATQTYEKLGVEKKARSLGLEDPWQLITVASLAQAEGTSHDDFRKMAEVVYNRMKPGNPQTNGMLEFDSTYNYIKNQSKIDLSLSELRNYDNPYNTYFHKGLPPGPIDNPGEAALKGALNPTKDGWYYFISLDGKTSEFTKTNAEHQKLVDKFNASRNN; this is encoded by the coding sequence ATGACTGAGTATGGCCGGGGCCAAGGCTCCGAACCGTGGCATCCGGAGGACCCGTTGTACGGGGACGGCGGATGGGGAGGAGAGCAGGTCCACCCGGGCCGGCAGTCTCCCTACGGCGGCCAGCCGCAGCACTATCCAGAGCAGCCGCAGCAGCCGCAGTACGGCGACTGGGGCACCGGCGAACAGGCCGGATACGGTCAGGCGCAGCAGCAGTACCAGTACGACCAGCAGCAGTACGCGGCACAGGCCCACGGGCATCAGCAGTACCCGGGGCAGGGGAACCAGGGACACCAGCAGGACCCCCAGTACCAACAGGACCCGCAGTACCAGCAGGACCCCGGGTACCAGCAGCAGTACGACAACGGTGGCTGGGCCACCGGCCGGCACCAGCAGGTCTCGTACCCCGGCGACCCCGCCGACCCGTACGGTCAGCAAACCGGTGCGTACGGCCAGGACCAGTCCGACTACTACGGCACGCCCGACGCGTATCCGCCACCGGAGCCGCCGGGCCGGCGGCGGGCCGAGCCGGAACCGGAGACCGACTGGGATCCCGGCCCCGACCAGGGTGAGCACGCCTTCTTCGCGGGCGGTGACGACGATGACGACGCCGACGAGCCGGGCGACCGCCGTCGGCGCGACGACCAGCGGGGACGCGGCGGCAAGCCCAAGAAGCGCCGCAGCGGAACGGCCTGCCTGCTGGTCGTCCTGGTCCTCGGCGGCGGCCTGGCGGGCGTCAGCTACTTCGGCTACCAGTTCTTCCAGGATCGTTTCGGCGACGCGCCTGACTACGCGGGGGACGGCAACGGGCAGGAGGTGTCCGTCGAGATCCCGCAGGGCGCGGACGGTTACACGATCGGCCGGGTGCTGAAGTCCGCGGGCGTCGTGAAGAGCGTCGACGCCTTCGTCTCGGCGCAGGCCGCCAACCCCGACGGCAGGAGCATCCAGGACGGCGTCTACACGCTGCAAAAGCAAATGTCGGCCGGCAGTGCGGTCGAACTGATGCTCAGCCCGGAGAGCCGCGACAACCTGATCATCGCCGAGGGCAAGCGCAACGCCGACATCTACCGGCTCATCGACAAGCGGCTGGAGGTCAAGCCGGGCACCACCGCCGAGGTCGCCAAGAAGGACTGGAAGAAGCTCGGCCTGCCCGACTGGGCGCTGAACCACAAGGACGTCAAGGACCCGCTGGAAGGGTTCCTCTACCCGTCCAGCTACGGCATCGCCAAGGGACAGAAGCCCGAGGACGTGCTGAGAGGGATGGTGGCCCGGGCCACGCAGACGTACGAGAAGCTCGGCGTGGAGAAGAAGGCCCGGAGCCTCGGACTCGAAGACCCCTGGCAGCTGATCACCGTCGCGAGCCTGGCCCAGGCCGAGGGCACGAGCCACGACGACTTCCGCAAGATGGCCGAGGTCGTCTACAACCGGATGAAGCCGGGGAATCCGCAGACCAACGGCATGCTGGAGTTCGACTCCACCTACAACTACATCAAGAACCAGAGCAAGATCGATCTGAGTCTGAGCGAGCTGCGGAACTACGACAACCCGTACAACACGTACTTCCACAAGGGCCTGCCGCCCGGGCCGATCGACAACCCGGGTGAGGCGGCGCTCAAGGGCGCCCTGAACCCGACGAAGGACGGCTGGTACTACTTCATCTCGCTGGACGGCAAGACCAGCGAGTTCACCAAGACCAACGCAGAGCACCAGAAGCTGGTCGACAAGTTCAACGCCTCGCGGAACAACTGA
- a CDS encoding DUF948 domain-containing protein has product MHTVSGGEVAGILVAVFWAILVSFLAVALARLAQTLRATTKLVADVTDQAVPLLADASAAVRSAQTQIDRVDSIASDVQEVTSNASALSTTVASTFGGPLVKVAAFGYGVRRALGGRKEDVPGKASRRTVIVGRTVSRRSARGKRD; this is encoded by the coding sequence GTGCACACAGTGTCCGGTGGAGAGGTGGCCGGAATCCTGGTGGCCGTCTTCTGGGCGATCCTGGTCTCCTTCCTCGCCGTCGCGCTGGCGAGGCTGGCCCAGACGCTCAGGGCGACCACCAAGCTCGTGGCGGACGTGACCGATCAGGCCGTCCCGCTCCTGGCCGACGCCTCCGCGGCGGTGCGCTCCGCGCAGACCCAGATCGACCGGGTCGACTCGATCGCCTCCGACGTCCAGGAGGTCACGTCGAACGCCTCCGCGCTGTCGACCACCGTCGCCTCCACGTTCGGCGGCCCCCTGGTCAAGGTCGCAGCCTTCGGTTACGGCGTGCGCCGGGCCCTCGGCGGCCGCAAGGAGGACGTGCCCGGCAAGGCGTCGAGGCGTACCGTGATCGTGGGCCGCACGGTCTCTCGGCGCAGCGCCCGAGGGAAGAGGGACTGA
- the ruvX gene encoding Holliday junction resolvase RuvX: protein MRRGRRLAIDVGDARIGVASCDPDGILATPVETVPGRDIPAAQRRLKQLVEEYEPIEVVVGLPRSLKGGEGPAAVKVRGFAQELARMISPVPVRLVDERMTTVTASQGLRASGVKSKKGRSVIDQAAAVIILQQALESERVSGKAPGEGVEAVI from the coding sequence ATGCGCAGAGGACGTCGACTCGCTATCGACGTCGGGGACGCCCGTATCGGGGTCGCCTCGTGCGACCCCGACGGGATCCTCGCCACCCCGGTGGAGACGGTCCCGGGGCGTGACATCCCCGCAGCTCAGCGGCGGTTGAAGCAGCTCGTCGAGGAGTACGAGCCCATCGAGGTCGTGGTGGGTCTCCCGCGCTCCCTCAAGGGCGGCGAGGGCCCGGCCGCGGTCAAGGTCCGGGGCTTCGCACAGGAACTGGCGCGCATGATCTCCCCGGTTCCGGTGAGACTCGTGGACGAACGCATGACGACGGTGACGGCCAGTCAGGGACTGCGCGCTTCGGGCGTGAAGTCCAAGAAGGGAAGGTCCGTCATCGACCAGGCGGCGGCGGTGATCATCCTGCAACAGGCCCTTGAATCCGAACGGGTGTCAGGTAAAGCACCCGGAGAAGGCGTCGAAGCGGTCATCTGA
- a CDS encoding ABC transporter ATP-binding protein, producing MTAHGYDLAVQARGLRKRYGDVTALGGIDLGIRRGEVFGLLGPNGAGKSTTVEILQGNRDRDAGEVSVPGSDPATGTRAWRSRVGIVWQDESAPAELTVRETVRHFAGYYPRPRNPEEVIGAVGLEAKADSRIKALSGGQRRRLDLALGVIGGPDLLLLDEPTTGFDPAARRRFWSLIRALADDGTTILLTTHYLEEAEALAHRLAVVAKGRIVAEGEPGALRERYGTEALVEWTEPDGTPRRERTVTPTRTIAGLMHRFDGEIPGLAVSRPTLEDVYLRLTGQSQEEAR from the coding sequence ATGACAGCACACGGGTACGACCTCGCCGTCCAGGCGCGGGGGCTGCGCAAGCGGTACGGGGACGTGACCGCCCTCGGCGGCATCGATCTGGGCATCCGCCGGGGCGAGGTGTTCGGCCTGCTCGGGCCCAACGGCGCGGGCAAGAGCACCACGGTGGAGATCCTCCAGGGCAACCGGGACCGGGACGCCGGCGAGGTGTCCGTGCCCGGGTCGGACCCGGCGACCGGCACGCGCGCGTGGCGCTCACGTGTCGGAATCGTCTGGCAGGACGAATCGGCGCCCGCGGAGTTGACGGTCCGGGAGACGGTGCGGCACTTCGCCGGCTACTACCCGCGGCCCCGGAACCCTGAGGAGGTCATCGGCGCGGTCGGTCTGGAGGCGAAGGCGGACAGCCGGATCAAGGCCCTGTCGGGTGGCCAGCGGCGGCGTCTGGACCTGGCGCTCGGCGTGATCGGCGGCCCGGACCTGCTGCTTCTGGACGAGCCGACGACCGGGTTCGACCCGGCGGCCCGGCGGCGGTTCTGGTCGCTGATCCGCGCCCTGGCCGACGACGGCACGACGATCCTGCTGACCACGCACTACCTGGAGGAGGCGGAGGCCCTCGCGCACCGGCTGGCCGTCGTCGCGAAGGGCCGGATCGTCGCCGAGGGCGAGCCCGGGGCGTTGCGGGAGCGGTACGGCACCGAGGCCCTCGTCGAGTGGACCGAGCCGGACGGCACCCCGCGCAGGGAGCGCACGGTCACACCGACCAGGACGATCGCCGGACTCATGCACCGCTTCGACGGGGAGATCCCGGGGCTGGCGGTGAGCCGGCCCACGCTGGAGGACGTCTACCTCCGGCTGACCGGACAGTCGCAGGAGGAGGCACGGTGA
- the alaS gene encoding alanine--tRNA ligase has translation MESAEIRRRWLSFFEERGHTVVPSASLIADDPTLLLVPAGMVPFKPYFLGEVKPPFARATSVQKCVRTPDIEEVGKTTRHGTFFQMCGNFSFGDYFKEGAIKLAWELLTSPQDKGGYGLDPERLWITVYKDDDEAERIWHEVVGVPKERIQRLGMKDNYWSMGVPGPCGPCSEINYDRGPEFGAEGGPAVNDERYVEIWNLVFMQYERGEGTGKDNFEILGDLPSKNIDTGLGLERLAMILQGVQNMYEIDTSMAVIDKATELTGVRYGDAHASDVSLRVVTDHMRTATMLIGDGVTPGNEGRGYVLRRIMRRAIRNMRLLGATGPVVKDLIDVVIGMMGQQYPELITDRERIEKVALAEENAFLKTLKAGTNILDTAVSDTKAAGSTVLPGDKAFLLHDTWGFPIDLTLEMAAEQGLSVDEEGFRRLMKEQRERAKADAQAKKTGHADLGAYREIADRAGATDFIGYTDTEGESTVVGILVDGVSSPAATEGDEVEIVLDRTPFYAEGGGQIGDTGKIKADSGAVIEVRDCQKPVPGVYVHKGVVQVGEVTVGAKAHASIDDRRRKAIARAHSATHLTHQALRDALGPTAAQAGSENQPGRFRFDFGSPSAVPTAVMTDVEQKINEVLARDLDVRADVMGIDEAKKQGAIAEFGEKYGERVRVVTIGDFSKELCGGTHVHNTAQLGLVKLLGESSIGSGVRRIEALVGVDAYNFLAREHTVVAQLQELIKGRPEELPEKVSAMLGKLKDAEKEIEKFRAEKVLQAAAGLAESAKDVRGVAVVTGQVPDGTTADDLRKLVLDVRGRIQGGRAAVVALFTVANGKPLTVIATNEAARERGLKAGDLVRTAAKTLGGGGGGKPDVAQGGGQNPAAIGDAVDAVERLVAETAK, from the coding sequence ATGGAGTCGGCTGAGATTCGCCGCCGCTGGTTGAGCTTCTTCGAGGAGCGCGGTCACACCGTCGTCCCTTCGGCGTCGCTCATCGCGGACGACCCGACTCTGCTCCTCGTCCCGGCCGGCATGGTGCCCTTCAAGCCCTACTTCCTGGGTGAGGTCAAGCCGCCCTTCGCCCGCGCCACCAGCGTGCAGAAGTGCGTGCGCACGCCGGACATCGAAGAGGTCGGCAAGACCACCCGGCACGGCACGTTCTTCCAGATGTGCGGCAACTTCTCCTTCGGCGACTACTTCAAGGAAGGCGCCATCAAGCTCGCCTGGGAGCTGCTCACCAGCCCCCAGGACAAGGGCGGTTACGGCCTCGACCCCGAGCGCCTGTGGATCACCGTTTACAAGGACGACGACGAGGCCGAGCGCATCTGGCACGAGGTCGTCGGCGTGCCGAAGGAGCGCATCCAGCGCCTCGGCATGAAGGACAACTACTGGTCCATGGGCGTCCCCGGCCCCTGCGGCCCCTGCTCCGAGATCAACTACGACCGCGGCCCCGAGTTCGGCGCCGAGGGCGGCCCCGCCGTCAACGACGAGCGGTACGTGGAGATCTGGAACCTCGTCTTCATGCAGTACGAGCGGGGCGAGGGCACCGGCAAGGACAACTTCGAGATCCTCGGCGACCTGCCCAGCAAGAACATCGACACCGGCCTCGGCCTCGAGCGACTCGCCATGATTCTGCAGGGCGTTCAGAACATGTACGAGATCGACACCTCGATGGCCGTCATCGACAAGGCCACCGAGCTGACCGGCGTCCGCTACGGCGACGCCCACGCCTCGGACGTGTCCCTGCGCGTGGTCACCGACCACATGCGCACCGCCACCATGCTCATCGGTGACGGCGTCACCCCGGGCAACGAGGGCCGCGGTTACGTGCTGCGCCGCATCATGCGCCGCGCCATCCGCAACATGCGCCTGCTCGGCGCCACCGGCCCGGTCGTCAAGGACCTGATCGACGTCGTCATCGGGATGATGGGCCAGCAGTACCCCGAGCTCATCACCGACCGCGAGCGCATCGAGAAGGTCGCCCTCGCCGAGGAGAACGCCTTCCTCAAGACGCTGAAGGCCGGCACCAACATCCTCGACACCGCCGTCAGCGACACCAAGGCCGCCGGCTCCACCGTGCTGCCCGGCGACAAGGCCTTCCTGCTCCACGACACCTGGGGCTTCCCGATCGACCTCACCCTGGAGATGGCCGCCGAGCAGGGCCTGTCCGTGGACGAGGAGGGCTTCCGCCGCCTGATGAAGGAGCAGCGGGAGCGCGCCAAGGCCGACGCCCAGGCCAAGAAGACCGGCCACGCCGACCTCGGCGCCTACCGCGAGATCGCCGACCGGGCCGGCGCCACCGACTTCATCGGCTACACCGACACCGAGGGCGAGTCCACGGTCGTCGGCATCCTCGTCGACGGCGTCTCCTCGCCGGCCGCCACCGAGGGCGACGAGGTCGAGATCGTCCTCGACCGCACCCCGTTCTACGCCGAGGGCGGCGGCCAGATCGGCGACACCGGCAAGATCAAGGCCGACTCCGGTGCCGTCATCGAGGTCCGCGACTGCCAGAAGCCGGTCCCGGGTGTCTACGTCCACAAGGGCGTCGTCCAGGTCGGTGAGGTCACCGTCGGCGCCAAGGCCCACGCCTCCATCGACGACCGCCGCCGCAAGGCCATCGCCCGTGCCCACTCGGCCACGCACCTGACCCACCAGGCCCTGCGGGACGCCCTCGGCCCGACGGCCGCCCAGGCCGGTTCCGAGAACCAGCCCGGCCGCTTCCGCTTCGACTTCGGCTCCCCGTCCGCCGTGCCGACGGCCGTGATGACCGACGTCGAGCAGAAGATCAACGAGGTGCTCGCCCGCGACCTCGACGTCCGTGCCGACGTCATGGGCATCGACGAGGCCAAGAAGCAGGGCGCCATCGCCGAGTTCGGCGAGAAGTACGGCGAGCGCGTGCGCGTCGTGACCATCGGCGACTTCTCCAAGGAACTGTGCGGTGGCACGCACGTGCACAACACCGCCCAGCTGGGCCTGGTGAAGCTGCTCGGCGAGTCGTCGATCGGCTCCGGTGTCCGCCGGATCGAGGCCCTGGTCGGCGTGGACGCCTACAACTTCCTCGCCCGTGAGCACACGGTCGTCGCCCAGCTCCAGGAGCTGATCAAGGGCCGCCCGGAGGAGCTCCCGGAGAAGGTCTCCGCCATGCTCGGCAAGCTGAAGGACGCCGAGAAGGAGATCGAGAAGTTCCGCGCCGAGAAGGTCCTCCAGGCCGCCGCCGGCCTCGCCGAGTCCGCCAAGGACGTCCGTGGCGTTGCTGTCGTGACCGGTCAGGTCCCGGACGGCACGACCGCCGACGACCTGCGCAAGCTCGTGCTCGACGTGCGCGGACGCATCCAGGGCGGACGGGCCGCCGTGGTCGCCCTGTTCACGGTGGCGAACGGCAAGCCGCTGACGGTCATCGCCACCAACGAGGCCGCCCGCGAGCGCGGTCTGAAGGCCGGCGACCTGGTCCGTACGGCCGCCAAGACCCTCGGCGGCGGCGGTGGCGGCAAGCCGGACGTCGCCCAGGGCGGCGGCCAGAACCCGGCCGCGATCGGCGATGCCGTGGACGCCGTCGAGCGCCTGGTCGCCGAGACGGCCAAGTAA